Genomic window (Arcobacter aquimarinus):
TGTTAAATTAGTAATAAAGGGTGAACAAGAAGAGAATGAAAAAGTAAAAAAAGAGATGGCACAAGCTGCATTAATAGCTATTATATTGATTTTTATGGCTTTAATTTGGATGTTTGATTCTATTGTTAAGCCTTTAATTATTTTATCTACTATTCCTTTATCAATTTTAGGAGTATTAGTAGGGCATGTTATTATGGGAATGAATATCTCAATGCCTAGTTTAATAGGAATGGTTGGACTTGCAGGTGTTATTGTAAATGATGGAATAATAATGATGGATTTCATCAAAAAATCAAAAGACTTAGAGGATTTAGTAAAATATGCAAAAATGAGATTAAGACCTATTTTATTAACTTCAATAACTACAATATTAGGACTTTCTACACTTATTTTCTTCTCATCAGGTCAAGCTTTAATTTTACAACCAATGGCTGTTTCTTTAGGTTTTGGATTATTGTGGGCAACTATTTTAAATCTATATTTTGTTCCAATGATTTACAGAATTGTATATTTAAGAAAGATGTAAAAAGAGGCTTAGAAAAACTCTAAGCCTATAAAATAGTAATTCCAGTTACTTTTTTTAGAATATTATTATCTTCATCAAAATCTTTCATTCCTTTACCAGGTTCTAAAGTTGTGATTGTTGCTTTTCCAATAATATGTCTATATTTTCTTCCTGTATTGTCTTTTAATCTTACACTCCAAACATTATGAACTACTAAAGGTTCATTGTCTTTAACTCCAACATAAAGCATAATATGACCTTTTAAATATACTAGAGTAGAAAAAGGAACACCATGTTTCTTCATAAATTCTTTTTTCTCTTCTAAGCTTAACTTAGACATATCAAGAAATTTTCCATTTGTAGTTTGAGCTTTTGAATTTCTATGCAAAAATTTTCCAAAAGGAGCAAAAAAATCCTGAGTAAAGCTCGAACAATCTCTATTATTTAATAATCCGCCCCATCCATAAGGCTCTTCTAAAAGTTCATTTAAAAGCTTTATTCTATTTGCTGAATTAAAAGAAATAGGCATTGCTTCAATTTCATCATTTTGTAAATCTATATAAGTAATGATTGCATTTTGATTATCATCTTTTTTTGCAATTATATATTTATCTTCTTTTTTAGGAAAAATAGTTGCAACTTTTACATATTCTCTAAAAATAGGGTCATAAATAGGAAATTTTTCTTTTATGCTTGTATAATAGTTTGTAGTTTTAAAATTTTTTATAAACTCATCATTTACAAAAGCAATAGAGTTTATTTCAACCCAACCACCAACAATACTCGATTCTATATAAGCCCATGCTTTATCTTTTGATAAATGAGAAACTAAAATAGGAGTATTTATTTTGATTAAAGAGTTTTGATTATAATCAAAAGGAAAACCTTCTCCTGGTTTTGTTGGGTCATAAAACATAGGTGAATTTGATGGTAAAACTCTAACATTTGTATTTTTTAAAGTAATTGCTTTTTTAGGAACAACATTGTATTCATCGAAATTTGAATTATTTATAACTTTATTAAACCACTCTTTTGTAGCTAATTTATGATTTTCTAAATAAATTTTTCTATTTTTATAAGAGAGTCCCCACATCGCTTCATTTTTAGGATATGAAACTTTCGAAGCACTCCAAGGTCTAAAGTATTTGTCAAAATAATCTTTCGTTGCTTTATTTTGGTTTATAAAATCATCATCTGCTTTGTTTGAAAGTTCGACAATATCTTGATTTTTTGGAATTACTATAGGCTCTTTTATTGAACAAGCTGTAAATAGAAGAGTTGATAATGCAACTAAAGTTAAATTTTTAAGATTTTTTATCATTTTTCTTCCTAATAAATTTTTGCTGATTGTACCATTTTACGATTGAAAGTTTTGGCGTATGATTCTATTTTGATTATATCAAACAAAGAAATAATAAAATATAATAGAGTAAATTTATAAAGTATTTTAAGATAAAAAGGAAATAGGGTGTATAAAATCTCAATAAATAAAGATTTATTTGAAAATATTTTGTTAAAAAAAATTTTTATTTTAGAAAAGCAAAGCACAAATTATTGGAAAAAAGAACTATTAGAACCAACTTTAAAAGATGATAAATTAATTTATGAAATTAGACAATTCAAAAAAATAATCTTAACAAATGGTTTGGGTGAAGATAAACCTCAAATTATAATAGAGTGTTTAAAAGTTGATTATTCGCTAAAAAATAGATGTTTTGAATTTCACTTAGGAAAGATATTAGAACAAAAAAATATTAACATAAATCTAGCAATAGATGAAAAAGATATTTTAATACAACAATTATTAAAAGAAAAAGAAGAGTTACAAAATGTACTAAAAGAGATAAAAGAGAGTAAGATATTTAATAGTTAGTTTTTACTAACTATTAAATACAAAGAATTATTTGATTATTAAATCTGCAATAGCTTTAATATCTTCGTCTGTAAGACCTTTTACTTGAGCAACCATTAAAGCTTTTTGAGCTCCTCCATAAGTTCCGTCTTGGTAACCTTTCATAGAAGCTATAAAATCTTCTTTAGTCATATCTTTGATAATTTTAGATTTTCCTAAAGCAACTTTTTCACCATTTGCACCATGACATGTAGCACATTTTGCATAAGGGTTTGCAAATGCAACACAGGCAGTTAGTAAAGCTGTAGAGATAATTATTTTTTTCATGAATAATCCTTTTTTTGTAAGATACTAAAATTATATAGAAATATTCTTAAACTTTTATTGATTCTAGTCAAGAATAACCCTTTTAGGTTATTCTTATTTTGTTAGTTCTTTTTTTAATTCTTCTTTATTTATTCTATTTTTATCAGAAGGAACTAAAGGTAAAGATTTTTTGTAAATAATTTTAGAAGGAAGCATATATGAAGCTAAATGATTTTTTAATTCAAATAAAATTTCGCTTGAACTTAACTCATTTTTTCCTGTATAAACTAAAACAATTTCTTCTTCTATTTCTTCATTTTCTATTGAAAATACGGCACATCTTTCAATCTCTTTTATATTTGTTTCTACAACAGATTCTATCTCGTAAGGGTTAACTCTAAAACCTCTTGTTTTTATCATATCATCATGCCTTGACACAAAGTAAAAAAATCCTTCTTCATCTTTGTAAACATAATCTCCTGTTTTTACAACTATTTCATCACAAAGTTGACCTTCTAGATTTATTACATTTTTTAAAATTTCTATAGATTTAAATCTTTCATTTGTCTCTTTTGGCGCATTCCAAAAACCTCTATAAATATATCCACCCCTATGAATTAATTCACCAATAACTCTAGGAGGACATTCATTTCCATTTTCATCTATTACATATAATTCCACATCAGGGATAGCTTTTCCTATAGAATCAGGTCTTATTTTTAATTGAGCAGGGTCTAAATAAGTTGATCTAAATGCTTCTGTTAAACCATGCATTGAGTAAAACTTTGCATTTGTAAAAAAATTTTCAACATCAGAAATCATTTTTTTAGTAACATTTCCACCTGAACTTGTAATAATTCTCACATTTTTAAGAAATTCAGCACTTGGAAGTCTATATTCATCTTCATCAAACATTTCTGTGATATTGATAGGCATTAGAGGTAATACTGTAACTTTATCATTTATAATATGATTAAAAAAATCATTTGGTAAAACAAATCTATGTAAAGCTAATGTTGCTCTTTTATAAAGTGAGCAAAAAATTTGATTTAATCCATAATCAAGATTAAAAATTAATAAACCAGAAATAATATCATCTTGTTGTAATTGTAAATATTGCGATACAACTCTTGCTGAATCTATCAAGTTTCTATGAGAAATAAC
Coding sequences:
- a CDS encoding SH3 domain-containing protein; the protein is MIKNLKNLTLVALSTLLFTACSIKEPIVIPKNQDIVELSNKADDDFINQNKATKDYFDKYFRPWSASKVSYPKNEAMWGLSYKNRKIYLENHKLATKEWFNKVINNSNFDEYNVVPKKAITLKNTNVRVLPSNSPMFYDPTKPGEGFPFDYNQNSLIKINTPILVSHLSKDKAWAYIESSIVGGWVEINSIAFVNDEFIKNFKTTNYYTSIKEKFPIYDPIFREYVKVATIFPKKEDKYIIAKKDDNQNAIITYIDLQNDEIEAMPISFNSANRIKLLNELLEEPYGWGGLLNNRDCSSFTQDFFAPFGKFLHRNSKAQTTNGKFLDMSKLSLEEKKEFMKKHGVPFSTLVYLKGHIMLYVGVKDNEPLVVHNVWSVRLKDNTGRKYRHIIGKATITTLEPGKGMKDFDEDNNILKKVTGITIL
- a CDS encoding c-type cytochrome, with product MKKIIISTALLTACVAFANPYAKCATCHGANGEKVALGKSKIIKDMTKEDFIASMKGYQDGTYGGAQKALMVAQVKGLTDEDIKAIADLIIK
- a CDS encoding AMP-binding protein encodes the protein MSINCIRTLIEDANISNPEKVALIHGNNKLSYGELFSKVNQIALYLSELNLPKGSRIGIYSNKGIDQVIAILAILSTDYVLVPLTRLLKPEQIEYIIGDCDIKCIITDRIKIESIEEIKFDGHIISYETTHKDLPSFEEIYKYYNKPYSCDVNGHDNAVITYSFGLGGKPKGIVISHRNLIDSARVVSQYLQLQQDDIISGLLIFNLDYGLNQIFCSLYKRATLALHRFVLPNDFFNHIINDKVTVLPLMPINITEMFDEDEYRLPSAEFLKNVRIITSSGGNVTKKMISDVENFFTNAKFYSMHGLTEAFRSTYLDPAQLKIRPDSIGKAIPDVELYVIDENGNECPPRVIGELIHRGGYIYRGFWNAPKETNERFKSIEILKNVINLEGQLCDEIVVKTGDYVYKDEEGFFYFVSRHDDMIKTRGFRVNPYEIESVVETNIKEIERCAVFSIENEEIEEEIVLVYTGKNELSSSEILFELKNHLASYMLPSKIIYKKSLPLVPSDKNRINKEELKKELTK